The bacterium genome has a window encoding:
- a CDS encoding PH domain-containing protein, which produces MSYDPVAPFEDRPTPSWGLVVTIAAGTAAAEGTILYKGRTFEGDPAWFQTILLSVLVAAAAFLYCMFHTRYRVSGGVLELSCGPFRRRERLDEIEKVELLPVATSRIRRIEAVFPQAFCNRYDDCLRLSMDDGREVHLTPSDPVAFARRLGWNEDI; this is translated from the coding sequence ATGAGCTACGATCCGGTAGCCCCGTTCGAGGACCGTCCCACGCCCAGTTGGGGGCTGGTTGTCACGATCGCGGCAGGCACGGCTGCGGCCGAGGGAACTATTCTATACAAGGGGCGGACTTTCGAGGGCGACCCGGCCTGGTTCCAGACCATTCTGCTGTCTGTCCTGGTGGCCGCGGCGGCCTTTCTCTACTGCATGTTTCACACGCGCTACCGTGTGAGCGGCGGCGTGCTGGAGCTGAGCTGCGGCCCGTTCCGCCGCCGGGAGCGGCTGGATGAGATCGAGAAAGTGGAACTTCTGCCGGTGGCGACGAGCCGCATCCGCCGGATAGAGGCAGTCTTTCCGCAGGCTTTCTGCAACCGCTACGATGACTGCCTGCGGCTGAGCATGGACGACGGGCGGGAGGTCCACCTGACACCGAGCGACCCGGTGGCTTTCGCCCGGCGGCTGGGCTGGAACGAGGATATCTGA
- a CDS encoding aspartyl protease family protein, giving the protein MIPKSIFQFSMAALLLTCGPILAQSLQRSVPLEFTSQGTILVQGILGDTLKARFVLDTGAGCHVISYRALRKLQASELGRYVNFQADGTRQDRPMYEIPALGVGPAVQVAPAVAVWDMLDSSGVDGILSAAFFRNRVVTLDFTAREMVFEDSLSLLKRLEEGEIVPVKTQDDRGRGLLVFFDVSAPVDHILECLFDTGAGTTLDERYLKLLKVIKPQQWVGIGEKGERQFAWSGSLEYIALTFANGVGLDDAPVGFVPNMLYDGRIGWNFFTGRVLTFNLPEQYVIIKKQ; this is encoded by the coding sequence ATGATTCCGAAGTCCATCTTTCAGTTTTCCATGGCCGCGCTGCTGTTGACCTGCGGCCCGATCCTGGCCCAGAGCCTCCAGCGCTCCGTGCCGTTGGAGTTCACCAGCCAGGGGACGATCCTGGTGCAGGGCATTCTGGGCGATACGCTCAAGGCCCGCTTCGTACTGGACACCGGGGCCGGCTGCCACGTGATTTCCTACCGCGCCCTGCGCAAGCTCCAGGCCAGCGAACTGGGCCGCTATGTCAATTTCCAGGCGGATGGCACGCGCCAGGACCGTCCGATGTACGAGATACCCGCACTCGGTGTGGGGCCGGCCGTGCAGGTGGCCCCGGCGGTGGCGGTCTGGGACATGCTCGACAGCAGCGGGGTGGACGGTATCCTTTCGGCGGCCTTTTTCCGCAACCGGGTGGTGACCCTGGATTTCACCGCCCGCGAGATGGTTTTCGAGGACAGTCTTTCGCTCCTGAAACGTCTGGAGGAGGGCGAGATCGTCCCGGTCAAGACCCAGGACGACCGCGGCCGGGGCCTGCTGGTGTTCTTCGATGTCTCCGCACCGGTGGACCACATCCTGGAATGCCTGTTCGACACCGGGGCCGGCACCACGCTCGATGAGCGCTATCTGAAGCTGCTCAAGGTCATCAAGCCGCAGCAGTGGGTGGGAATCGGCGAGAAGGGTGAGCGCCAGTTCGCCTGGAGCGGCAGCCTGGAGTACATCGCCCTGACCTTTGCCAACGGAGTGGGCCTGGACGACGCCCCGGTGGGTTTCGTGCCGAACATGCTCTACGATGGCCGGATCGGCTGGAATTTCTTCACCGGCCGGGTGCTTACCTTCAACCTTCCCGAGCAGTACGTGATAATCAAGAAACAGTGA